In one Epinephelus lanceolatus isolate andai-2023 chromosome 19, ASM4190304v1, whole genome shotgun sequence genomic region, the following are encoded:
- the ak1 gene encoding adenylate kinase isoenzyme 1: protein MADKIKDAKIIFVVGGPGSGKGTQCEKIVAKYGYTHLSSGDLLRAEVASGSERGKQLQAIMQKGELVPLDTVLDMIKDAMIAKADVSKGYLIDGYPREVKQGEEFEKKIGKPCMLLYVDAKGDTMVKRLMKRGETSGRSDDNEETIKKRLDLYYKATEPVIAFYEGRGIVRKVDSELAVDEVFSQVSKAIDAL, encoded by the exons ATGGCAG ACAAAATTAAAGATGCTAAGATCATCTTTGTTGTTG GTGGGCCTGGCTCCGGAAAGGGCACCCAGTGTGAGAAGATAGTCGCAAAGTATGGCTACACCCACCTGTCCTCTGGGGATCTGCTCCGTGCTGAGGTGGCTTCTGGCTCTGAGAGGGGCAAGCAGCTCCAGGCCATCATGCAGAAGGGAGAGCTTGTGCCCCTG GACACAGTCTTAGACATGATTAAGGATGCCATGATCGCCAAGGCTGATGTCTCCAAGGGCTACCTTATTGATGGCTACCCCCGTGAGGTGAAGCAGGGCGAGGAGTTCGAGAAGAAG ATCGGCAAACCCTGCATGCTGCTGTATGTTGATGCCAAAGGAGACACCATGGTCAAGAGGCTTATGAAGCGCGGTGAGACCAGCGGCCGTTCTGATGACAACGAGGAGACCATCAAGAAGCGCCTGGACTTGTATTACAAAGCAACTGAGCCAGTCATCGCATTTTACGAGGGCCGTGGCATTGTCAGGAAG GTCGACTCTGAGCTGGCAGTGGATGAGGTCTTCTCCCAAGTCTCCAAGGCTATTGATGCACTGTAG